Below is a window of Nocardioides sp. S-1144 DNA.
CGCCCTGCTCGGCGGCCTGCTGTCGATCAACCCGGTGTGGAAGTTCGGTCCCTACGACCCGACCAAGGTCACGGCCGGCTCGCAGCCCGACTGGTACATGGGCTGGCCCGACGGCCTGCTGCGCATCATCCCCGGCTGGGAGTCGGTCATCGGTGGCTACACGATCTCGTGGAACGTCATGCTGCCGATCCTGATCGTGCCGCCGCTGATGCTCGTGATCCTGATCGCGCTGCCCTTCATCGAGTCGTGGATCACCAAGGACGAGCGCGAGCACCACCTGCTGGAGCGTCCCCGCAACCGTCCGACGCAGACCGCCGTCATGGTGTCGCTGATGACCTTCTACGGCCTCGCCTGGGCCGCGGGTGGCAACGACATCATCGCGATCAAGCTGCACCTGTCGATCAACCAGATCACCTACTTCATGCGGGTGATGATCTTCCTCGGACCGCTGATCGCGTTCATCATCACGCGGCGCTGGTGCATCTCGCTGCAGCGCCACGACGAGCAGACGCTGCTGCACGGCTACGAGACCGGCATCATCATGCGCTCGCCCGAGGGCGGGTACTCCGAGCGGCACCTGCCGATCAGCAACGACGCCGCCTACCGCCTCACCGCGCGTGACCGCGACGAGGTCTACACGGTCGGCAGCAAGGTAGACGAGAACGGCGTCGCAGCTCCCGGCGGCAAGCTCGACGGGCTGCGCGGCAAGCTGTCCACGCTGATGTACGCCGACAACGTGCAGAAGCCGACGGCGGCCGAGCTCGCGGAGGCTCACCACCACGCCGAGCACCAGCACGAGCTCACCGCGGCGCTCGACGGCCGGGCGGCCGACGGGCACCAGTTCGACGGCCACCACACCGTCGACGGCGAGAGCCTGCGTGGCGACCACTGACCCAGCGGTCCCGAACCACCTCGAGGCCGAGGGCGACCCCACCAGGGTGGCCCTCGGCCTCGGCCGTTTTCCCCCTCCCCCACCCCCACGCTGACCCGTCGCTGATCAGCGACGGGTCGATCCGGTTTTCGCGCTGACCCGTCAGTGATCAGCGACGGGTCGATCTGGTTCGCGCGCTGACCCGTCAGTGATCAGCGACGGGTCAGCGTCATCGGGTGACGTAGGACGGTCGCGTGGACAGGAGCCGCTCCCACGCGAGCCGCAGGCGACGGTCGAAGTCGCGGCGCCGACCGACCACGTGGTGCTCGCGGGCGACGACGAGGGTCCAGCGCTCGGCCTGACGTGCCCACCTCAGCCGCGCGGCGTCGGCGTCGGCCCGGCCGGGGCCGTGGAACTCCTCGCCGAAGTACTCCGCCCCGAAGCGCTCGTCCGGCAGACCCATGTCGACGTGGTACCAGGCGCCGTCCGGCGCGCGGACCGGGACCTGGCACTCGGGGACGGGCAGCCCGGCGTCGAAGAGCCACTGCGCGCGCGCCACCGACTCGAACTGCGAGTCCGACCGTGGGTCGGCCAGGGGCACCACCACCCGCGCCTGCACGATGCCGCGGAAGCCCTTGAACCGCTCGAGCTCGACGTTGACGACGTCGACGGGGCACAGCCGTGTCAGGGCGTCCACGGCCGCCAGGGCCTGGTACCGGTGCAGCAACCGCGCGAGGTCACAGGCCGTTCGCAGCGGCGTGGTGACCCGGACGCCGTCGACCTCGCGGACGTCGCGCTCGACCAGCGCGCGTTCCCCGCTCGACACGAGCTGGTTGCGCAGCCTTCGCCCCGGCGGCGCGAACACGCTGACCCGCGGCACGGCCAGGTGGTCACCCGGGGCGAGCGCGCGGTCACCGACCCACACCCAGGCCGCCGTCCGGTCGGTGACGACGCAGTCGGTAGGGACGACGAGCCGGAGGATCGACAGCCGCAGCTCGAGCGAGTCGTCCAGGTGCGCGCAGCGGTAGACGCCGGGGGCCGGCCGCACCAGGAAACCGTCGGCCACCAACGCGCGACACCGGTTGTTGGAGACACCCAGCCCGGCCGCCTCGGCGACGGTGAAGGGGCGGTCCGGCGGCAGGCTCGCTCGGATCGCCTGCTGCTGGGAGGCGCTCAGGGGCCGGGTCATGGCGACCATGGTGCGCCGCGGCGTCCGTAACGCGCCCCGCTCCTCCACAACCCCACCGACCCGTCAGTGATCAGCGACGGGTCAGCGGTAAAACCCCGTCGACCCGTCAGTGATCAGCGACGGGTCAGCGTCAGGCGAGGGCGGAGCCGGCTTGGTAGTCCTTGAAGGACTTGTTCCAGTCGCCGTAGCCGTTGTCGAAGGTCATCTCGCGGTCGGTGCCGGTGTACTCGACGACGTCGCCGCGGCGGCTCATCGCGTACAGCCAGCCGGCGTCGGAGGTGCTCATGCCGGTGCAGCCGTGGGAGACGTTGGCCTGGCCCTGGGAGCCGACCGACCACGGGGCGGCGTGGATGAACTCGCCGGAGTTGGTGACCCGCATCGCCCACTGCACGTTGTCGATGTCGTAGGCCTCGGAGCTGCCCTGCGGGATCCCGACGGTCTCGGAGTTCATCCGCTTCGACTCGAACTTCTCCATGATCACCTTGGTGCCGGAGCGGGTGGTGAAGCCCGGCTTGCCGGTGGTGATCGGAAGGGTGCGGAGCAGCTTGCCGTTGGAGAAGACCTTCATCTGGTGGGTCTTCGCGTCGACCTGGTAGATGTGCGCGTCGCCGACCTCGAAGGCGACCTCGCGGTTCTCCTGGCCGTAGATGCCGTTGCCGGCGTCGACGCCGTTCACGTCGACGTCGACGGTCACCTCGGTGCCCGGCGACCAGTAGGACTTGGGGCGCCAGTGCGCCTCGGTGTCGCTGAGCCAGTACCAGGAGCCGACCTGCGCGGGCTTGGAGTCGACGACCATGTGCTCCTCGAAGGCCGCCTTGTCGGTGACCGGCAGGTCGAAGCTGACGATGACCGGCATGCCGACGCCGACGGTCTCGCCCTGCAGCGGGGCGACCGAGGGGAAGGTCTGCTCGTCGAGGGAGAGGTCGACGGTGGTGAAGCCGAGGCGGGTGCGCTCGGTGGCGTCGCCCTCCCCGGCGCGGGTGTTCACGGTGTAGGCGGTGCCCGGCTCGAGCCGGTCGGACGCCGTCCAGGAGGCGCCGTCGTCGGCGAGCGTGCCGGCAACCTCACCGGCGTCGGAGGTGACCGTGACCTCGTCGAGGCGCCCGCCCTCGGCGGTCACCTCGACCAGGGTGGAGACGGGGACGTCGGTCGCACCGCGCTCGACGTTGATCGAGACGGTGGGGACGCCGGCGCTCTCGCTCGGGTCGCCAGTGGCGGCAGCGCCCTGGGCGGGGTCACCGGCGGGGTCGCCCGCGGCGGCACCGCCGGCGCCCGCGGCGGGGCCGGGCTCGCCGGAGCCGCCGTCGTCGGAGCTGCAGGCGGCCAGGGACAGCGCCAGGACCGCAGCGAGGGCGGAGGCGGACACGCGGGCCGAGAGACGCACGGACATCAGGGGTACTCCCAGGGGTTGAGCGAGCGCTACCAGGGTTCGGCAGCGTCGTTCACGCTGCCGTACCAGGGTAACCGGGGCCCGGGCACGTCCCCGATTCCCCGGCGCGTCGACCCGGGTGACTCGTGTGACCCGTGGGTCAGTGGGCGTGGACGCCGCGGTAGTACTCGAACACCAGGCCGCACAGGGCCACGGAGCCGAGCACGCCGCCGATGATGAAGAGCCACCAGGCGCCGGCGGCGACGCCGAACACCATGACGCCGAGCGTCAGGCCGCACCACAGCGGCCACCACGAGTACGGCGGGAAGAAGCCGAGCTCGCCCGCGCCGTCGGCGATCTCGCCGTCCTTGCGGTCCTCGGGCCGGGGCTCCATCTTCTTGGCGTGGAAGCCGAGGTAGAGCGTGACCATGGCCGCGAGCAGGGTGGTCATGACCAGGGCCGAGGTGCCGGTCCAGTCGCCGCCGTGCTCGCTGCCGTCGGTGACGAACCAGTAGGCGGGCGTCACGAGCACCAGGAAGATGGTCGTGATGCCGAAGATCCAGGCTTCCGCCTTCATCGGGTGGTCTCCTCGCCCGGGGTGTCGGTGCCGTCACCGTGGTGGTCGCCGGTGGCGCGGTCGGTGCGGTGGTCGTCCTTGCCGAGCCGGCCGTTGACGAGGTCCTCGCGGCCCTCCATGTCGGGGGCGTCGGCGAACTTGCCGTCACGCGCCGAGGCGTTCTCGTCGAGCTCGATGGCGGCGACCTCGGGGTGGTGCAGGTCGAAGGCCGGCGACTCCGAGCGGATGCGCGGGATGGAGTGGAAGTTGTGGCGCGGCGGCGGGCAGCTGGTGGCCCACTCGAGCGAGCGGCCCCAGCCCCACGGGTCGTCGACCTCGACCATCGGCGCCTTGCGGGAGACGTAGACGTTGTAGAGGAACGGCAGCGTGGAGGCGCCGAGCAGGAAGGCACCGACCGTGGAGATCTGGTTGAGGGTCTCCCAGCCGTCGCTCTCGAGGTAGTCGGCGTAGCGGCGCGGCATGCCCTCGACACCCAGCCAGTGCTGGACGAGGAAGGTGGTGTGGAAGCCCACGAAGAGCAGCCAGAAGTGGACCTTGCCGAGCCGCTCGTCGAGCATCCGGCCGGTCATCTTCGGCCACCAGAAGTAGAAGCCGGCGAACATCGCGAACACCACGGTGCCGAAGACGACGTAGTGGAAGTGCGCGACCACGAAGTAGGAGTCGGAGACGTGGAAGTCGAGCGGCGGGCTGGCCAGGATGATGCCGGTGAGGCCACCGAACAGGAACGTGGTGAGGAAGCCGATCGACCACAGCATCGGGGTGTCGAAGGATATGGATCCGCCCCACATCGTGCCGATCCAGTTGAAGAACTTCACTCCTGTCGGCACCGCGATCAGGAACGTCATGCCCGAGAAGAAGGGCAGGTTCACCGCACCGGTGACGAACATGTGGTGGGCCCACACCGCGACCGACAGGATCGCGATGCCGAGCGTCGCCCCGACCAGGCCGACGTAGCCGAAGAGCGGCTTGCGACTGAAGACCGGGAGGATCTCGGTCACGATGCCGAAGAACGGCAGCGCGATGATGTAGACCTCGGGGTGGCCGAAGAACCAGAACAGGTGCTGCCACAGGATCGCGCCGCCGTGGGCGGTGTCGAAGACGTGGGCGCCGAGCTGCCGGTCGGCCTCGAGCGAGAGCAGCGCGCCGGCGAGCACCGGGAACGCGATGAGCACGAGCAGGCTGGTCACCAGCGTGTTCCAGACGAACAGCGGCATCCGGAACATCGTCATGCCGGGTGCGCGCATGCAGATGATCGTGGTGATGAAGTTGACCGCGCCGAGGATGGTGCCGAGGCCGGCCATCCACAGGCCCATGATCCAGAGGTCGCCGCCGACGCCCGGCGAGCGGACGGCGTCCGAGAGGGGCGTGTAGGCGAACCAGCCGAAGTCGGCCGCGCCGGCGGGGGTCAGGAACCCGGAGGCGGCGATGAGGCCGCCGAAGAGGAACAGCCAGTAGCTGAACATGTTCATGCGCGGGAACGCCACGTCGGGCGAGCCGATCTGCAGCGGCATGATCACGTTGGCGAAGCCGAAGAACAGCGGGGTCGCGAAGAGCAGCAGCATGATCGTGCCGTGCATCGTGAAGAGCTGGTTGTACAGCTCGTCGTTGACGACCTGGCTGCCCGGGAACGCGAGCTCGGACCGGATGAGCATCGCCATCAGGCCGCCCACGAGGAACCAGGCGAACGAGGTGACGAGGTACATCTTGCCGATCAGCTTGTGATCGGTCGTGGTCATCATCTTGACCAGCTGCTCGCCCAGGCGCTTGCGCTCCGGGGTCACGGTGCCCGTGGTGGGGGCGGCGGT
It encodes the following:
- a CDS encoding cytochrome c oxidase subunit 4; this encodes MKAEAWIFGITTIFLVLVTPAYWFVTDGSEHGGDWTGTSALVMTTLLAAMVTLYLGFHAKKMEPRPEDRKDGEIADGAGELGFFPPYSWWPLWCGLTLGVMVFGVAAGAWWLFIIGGVLGSVALCGLVFEYYRGVHAH
- a CDS encoding type IV toxin-antitoxin system AbiEi family antitoxin domain-containing protein — protein: MTRPLSASQQQAIRASLPPDRPFTVAEAAGLGVSNNRCRALVADGFLVRPAPGVYRCAHLDDSLELRLSILRLVVPTDCVVTDRTAAWVWVGDRALAPGDHLAVPRVSVFAPPGRRLRNQLVSSGERALVERDVREVDGVRVTTPLRTACDLARLLHRYQALAAVDALTRLCPVDVVNVELERFKGFRGIVQARVVVPLADPRSDSQFESVARAQWLFDAGLPVPECQVPVRAPDGAWYHVDMGLPDERFGAEYFGEEFHGPGRADADAARLRWARQAERWTLVVAREHHVVGRRRDFDRRLRLAWERLLSTRPSYVTR
- the qcrB gene encoding cytochrome bc1 complex cytochrome b subunit — its product is MSIDTSKVADSNTTTPASAKAPSRAGAVATWADDRLGLGTSMKKQLRKVFPDHWSFMLGEIALWSFVVLLLSGVFLTLWFDPSMAEAEYQGSYDPLRGVEMSKAMISTVELSFDVRGGLLMRQMHHWAAHLFIASMLIHMMRVYFTGAYRKPRELNWVIGCLLILLGSLEGFTGYSLPDDLLSGTGVRAADGFLKATPVVGSYMSFFLFGGEFPGDAIIPRLYIIHVLLIPGLLLGLIAAHMLLLVYHKHTQWPGPGRTEENVVGFPMLPVYAAKAGGFFFIVFGTVALLGGLLSINPVWKFGPYDPTKVTAGSQPDWYMGWPDGLLRIIPGWESVIGGYTISWNVMLPILIVPPLMLVILIALPFIESWITKDEREHHLLERPRNRPTQTAVMVSLMTFYGLAWAAGGNDIIAIKLHLSINQITYFMRVMIFLGPLIAFIITRRWCISLQRHDEQTLLHGYETGIIMRSPEGGYSERHLPISNDAAYRLTARDRDEVYTVGSKVDENGVAAPGGKLDGLRGKLSTLMYADNVQKPTAAELAEAHHHAEHQHELTAALDGRAADGHQFDGHHTVDGESLRGDH
- a CDS encoding L,D-transpeptidase, giving the protein MSVRLSARVSASALAAVLALSLAACSSDDGGSGEPGPAAGAGGAAAGDPAGDPAQGAAATGDPSESAGVPTVSINVERGATDVPVSTLVEVTAEGGRLDEVTVTSDAGEVAGTLADDGASWTASDRLEPGTAYTVNTRAGEGDATERTRLGFTTVDLSLDEQTFPSVAPLQGETVGVGMPVIVSFDLPVTDKAAFEEHMVVDSKPAQVGSWYWLSDTEAHWRPKSYWSPGTEVTVDVDVNGVDAGNGIYGQENREVAFEVGDAHIYQVDAKTHQMKVFSNGKLLRTLPITTGKPGFTTRSGTKVIMEKFESKRMNSETVGIPQGSSEAYDIDNVQWAMRVTNSGEFIHAAPWSVGSQGQANVSHGCTGMSTSDAGWLYAMSRRGDVVEYTGTDREMTFDNGYGDWNKSFKDYQAGSALA
- the ctaD gene encoding aa3-type cytochrome oxidase subunit I; its protein translation is MTTTAAPTTGTVTPERKRLGEQLVKMMTTTDHKLIGKMYLVTSFAWFLVGGLMAMLIRSELAFPGSQVVNDELYNQLFTMHGTIMLLLFATPLFFGFANVIMPLQIGSPDVAFPRMNMFSYWLFLFGGLIAASGFLTPAGAADFGWFAYTPLSDAVRSPGVGGDLWIMGLWMAGLGTILGAVNFITTIICMRAPGMTMFRMPLFVWNTLVTSLLVLIAFPVLAGALLSLEADRQLGAHVFDTAHGGAILWQHLFWFFGHPEVYIIALPFFGIVTEILPVFSRKPLFGYVGLVGATLGIAILSVAVWAHHMFVTGAVNLPFFSGMTFLIAVPTGVKFFNWIGTMWGGSISFDTPMLWSIGFLTTFLFGGLTGIILASPPLDFHVSDSYFVVAHFHYVVFGTVVFAMFAGFYFWWPKMTGRMLDERLGKVHFWLLFVGFHTTFLVQHWLGVEGMPRRYADYLESDGWETLNQISTVGAFLLGASTLPFLYNVYVSRKAPMVEVDDPWGWGRSLEWATSCPPPRHNFHSIPRIRSESPAFDLHHPEVAAIELDENASARDGKFADAPDMEGREDLVNGRLGKDDHRTDRATGDHHGDGTDTPGEETTR